One Paenibacillus sp. DNA window includes the following coding sequences:
- a CDS encoding DUF1987 domain-containing protein, whose amino-acid sequence MKTLQVEPTKSTPEVRFDPDAGVLSITGQSYPENAFKFYEPLLSWLDEYLEQVTSETTVSIELHLPYINTSSTKCFMMMLEKLNDAFLAGKQVKVLWFYNEDNETELECAEEFKEDLSLPFDIVPKGDPA is encoded by the coding sequence ATGAAAACATTACAAGTAGAACCGACCAAAAGCACGCCTGAGGTCCGATTCGATCCCGACGCGGGCGTGCTGTCGATTACGGGTCAGTCGTATCCGGAGAACGCCTTTAAATTTTACGAACCTCTCCTTTCCTGGCTGGACGAATATTTGGAACAAGTAACTTCCGAAACGACCGTCTCGATCGAGCTGCATTTGCCGTACATCAACACCAGCAGCACGAAGTGCTTCATGATGATGCTGGAGAAGCTGAACGACGCGTTCCTGGCCGGAAAGCAAGTCAAGGTGCTGTGGTTTTACAACGAGGATAACGAAACAGAGCTCGAGTGCGCCGAAGAATTCAAGGAGGACCTCAGCCTGCCGTTCGACATCGTGCCGAAAGGCGACCCAGCGTGA
- a CDS encoding diguanylate cyclase domain-containing protein, protein MKKHGDIEELYQHETDVLTRSRIDPRRPDLTGDELAARYEELLAEYEKLYKLTKKISAISDAQGVMLKRRENDIKSLLDHAKQGFLTFGKSLRVNRQFSQECIRIFGRSPAGVDVTELLLGDRDNERKALRKRLAAAFAPRAAAAKLEKTIASLPANADIGDKSVVLEFQPIKDETTNERLLLLVVTDVSERKASEERIRYLSSRDTLTSLYNRSVLEPMMEQPLAPEQLPASLMVVDLNGLKLANDVFGHRAGDRLLVRSAELLRATFGGDAVIGRWGGDEFVALLPRTSAAACAELASRLKAACDAAEAEPVRLSMAIGGATLERAGESWSGAFAVAEKQMYKNKLLESKRVRIDMMRSVTDALLAKRVQRKDHLDRLHDLVVRFAAELGFVHGSPDMDLLQSLVRLHDVGYLALPADVLLKEGPLNEEEWEIVKSHSEIGYRMASSIGEWALAEAILGLHERWDGGGYPYGLAEEQIPYFSRLVAIADAFDVMTSEQAYKGKRSTEEALNEILAEAGRQFDPRLAAAWAAWIRRAGAV, encoded by the coding sequence ATGAAGAAGCACGGGGATATCGAGGAGCTCTACCAGCATGAAACCGACGTGCTGACCCGGAGCCGCATCGACCCGAGACGGCCGGACCTGACCGGCGACGAGCTGGCCGCTCGTTACGAGGAGCTGCTGGCCGAATACGAGAAGCTTTACAAGCTGACGAAAAAAATATCCGCGATCAGCGACGCGCAGGGCGTCATGCTGAAACGGCGGGAGAACGATATCAAAAGCTTGCTGGACCACGCGAAGCAAGGCTTCCTGACGTTCGGCAAAAGTCTTCGCGTCAACAGGCAGTTCAGCCAAGAGTGCATCCGCATTTTCGGACGGAGCCCTGCGGGCGTCGATGTGACCGAGCTGCTGCTCGGCGATCGGGACAACGAGCGGAAAGCGCTGCGCAAGCGGCTCGCGGCGGCGTTCGCGCCGCGCGCCGCGGCGGCGAAGCTCGAGAAGACGATCGCCTCGCTGCCGGCCAATGCGGACATCGGCGACAAGAGCGTCGTGCTTGAATTTCAGCCGATCAAGGACGAAACGACGAACGAGCGGCTGCTGCTGCTCGTCGTCACCGACGTATCCGAACGGAAGGCGTCGGAGGAGCGCATTCGGTATTTGAGCTCGCGTGATACGCTCACGTCGCTGTACAACCGAAGCGTCCTTGAGCCGATGATGGAGCAGCCGCTCGCGCCGGAGCAGCTCCCGGCGAGCTTGATGGTCGTCGATTTGAACGGCCTGAAGCTGGCGAACGACGTGTTCGGCCATCGCGCGGGCGACCGCCTGCTCGTCCGGAGCGCGGAGCTGCTGCGGGCGACGTTCGGCGGCGACGCCGTGATCGGGCGGTGGGGCGGCGACGAGTTCGTCGCCCTGCTGCCGCGCACGAGCGCCGCGGCGTGCGCCGAGCTGGCGTCGCGCCTGAAAGCGGCCTGCGACGCGGCGGAAGCGGAGCCCGTCCGGCTCAGCATGGCGATCGGCGGGGCGACGCTGGAGCGCGCCGGCGAGTCGTGGTCGGGCGCGTTCGCGGTCGCCGAGAAGCAGATGTATAAGAACAAACTGCTGGAGAGCAAACGCGTGCGCATCGACATGATGCGAAGCGTGACGGACGCGCTGCTCGCGAAAAGGGTGCAGCGCAAGGATCATTTGGACCGGCTGCACGATCTGGTGGTTCGGTTCGCGGCGGAGCTCGGCTTCGTCCACGGCTCGCCGGATATGGACCTGCTGCAATCCCTTGTCCGGCTGCACGACGTCGGCTATTTGGCGCTGCCGGCCGACGTGCTGCTGAAGGAGGGCCCGCTGAACGAAGAGGAATGGGAAATCGTCAAAAGCCACAGCGAAATCGGGTACCGCATGGCTTCCTCGATCGGCGAGTGGGCGCTTGCGGAAGCGATACTCGGGCTGCACGAGCGGTGGGACGGCGGAGGTTATCCGTACGGCTTGGCCGAGGAGCAGATTCCGTACTTCTCCCGGCTGGTCGCCATCGCGGACGCGTTCGACGTCATGACGAGCGAGCAGGCGTACAAAGGGAAGAGGTCGACGGAGGAAGCGCTGAACGAGATTTTGGCGGAGGCCGGACGCCAGTTCGATCCGCGGCTCGCCGCGGCTTGGGCGGCCTGGATTCGGCGGGCCGGGGCCGTCTGA
- a CDS encoding hemerythrin domain-containing protein, which translates to MTKRFHLFATVHKGLRNALNTLVWTAGKMDVDDEERRGAFFAEFKDVAAMLHQHAKDEDTHIDPLIERCAPEVSRALEEQHRRSEEQLSALERSAAELERSFDAEAWLSFVDEFNRFVGDYYLHLYHEEAIAMPRLWASYDDAALLATSMKLRSGIPAHIQSNFQKYMIPAASIQEQTMMLSGAKSSVPEPVFQGICALYESLLPADEWKKLQERVMVGR; encoded by the coding sequence ATGACGAAAAGATTTCACTTATTCGCTACCGTCCACAAAGGGCTGCGAAATGCGCTGAACACCCTTGTATGGACGGCAGGCAAAATGGACGTCGACGATGAGGAGCGGCGCGGCGCGTTTTTCGCGGAATTCAAAGACGTCGCGGCCATGCTGCACCAGCACGCGAAGGACGAGGATACGCACATCGACCCGCTGATCGAGCGATGCGCGCCGGAGGTGAGCCGGGCGCTGGAGGAGCAGCACCGGCGATCGGAGGAGCAGCTCTCCGCGCTGGAGCGATCCGCCGCCGAGCTGGAGCGTTCGTTCGACGCGGAGGCGTGGCTGTCTTTCGTTGACGAGTTCAACCGTTTCGTCGGCGATTATTATCTTCACTTGTATCACGAGGAAGCGATCGCCATGCCCCGTCTGTGGGCATCGTACGACGACGCGGCGCTGCTGGCAACGAGCATGAAGCTCCGCAGCGGCATCCCGGCACACATCCAAAGCAATTTTCAAAAATATATGATCCCGGCCGCTTCGATCCAGGAGCAGACGATGATGCTCTCCGGCGCCAAATCGTCCGTGCCGGAGCCGGTCTTCCAGGGCATCTGCGCCCTGTACGAATCGCTGCTTCCCGCCGACGAATGGAAGAAGCTGCAGGAGCGCGTCATGGTCGGGCGCTGA
- a CDS encoding SiaB family protein kinase, translating to MMNELLEVQQMLRSRGILICFSGKLTQTLIVEYGEAVKTYLEAEDRPKNEIFNIFSLFIEQTQNIKNYYAMKMASPHYETLLQSSIVTIGKTESGSYVCSGNLIENEDAAALKAALDELVRLDKTELKALYKAKLRAEPDPGATGAGLGMIDMARKASAPLEYSIVGHNERLSFFTLKAIV from the coding sequence ATGATGAACGAACTGCTTGAGGTCCAGCAAATGCTGCGCTCGCGCGGCATTTTGATTTGTTTCTCCGGCAAGCTGACTCAAACGTTGATCGTGGAATACGGGGAAGCGGTCAAAACGTACTTGGAGGCGGAAGATCGGCCGAAGAACGAAATCTTCAACATTTTCTCGTTGTTTATCGAACAGACGCAAAACATTAAAAATTATTACGCCATGAAAATGGCGAGCCCGCATTACGAAACGCTGCTGCAGTCCAGCATCGTGACGATCGGCAAGACGGAGAGCGGCAGTTACGTTTGTTCCGGCAACTTGATCGAAAACGAGGACGCCGCCGCGCTGAAGGCGGCGCTGGACGAGTTGGTCCGTCTGGACAAAACAGAGCTGAAAGCACTGTACAAAGCGAAGCTGAGAGCGGAACCCGATCCGGGAGCGACCGGAGCGGGCCTCGGCATGATCGATATGGCGAGGAAGGCGTCCGCGCCGCTCGAATATTCGATCGTGGGCCATAACGAACGACTTTCCTTCTTCACGCTGAAGGCCATCGTATAG
- a CDS encoding PH domain-containing protein has protein sequence MFGKIAADALGLSDVGKVIAPKDFDKVDSDDYVMHEDGEKIYFIIKSKKDEYCFTNLALIHLDGDSAVSKKRMLKRYNYANHEITGVYLETAGTVDLDVEIKFTIGSTAFSIDVDKRQLEAVKDLYKALMRISEIVSSNDTLFDYAQLSVQIAKESLGRIGSQGSSPVEQFNAINESAYQWLKTKHSELKIKDFGFVFEKYINQ, from the coding sequence TTGTTCGGAAAAATTGCCGCGGATGCGCTGGGCCTCAGCGACGTCGGGAAAGTGATCGCGCCGAAGGATTTCGATAAAGTCGATTCCGACGATTACGTCATGCACGAAGACGGAGAGAAAATTTACTTTATTATCAAATCCAAAAAGGACGAATATTGCTTTACCAATTTGGCGCTGATTCATTTGGACGGCGACAGCGCCGTCAGCAAGAAACGGATGCTGAAGCGGTACAATTACGCGAACCACGAAATTACGGGCGTATATTTGGAAACGGCGGGCACGGTCGATCTCGACGTGGAAATCAAATTCACGATCGGCAGCACGGCGTTCTCGATCGACGTCGACAAGCGGCAGCTCGAAGCCGTGAAGGACTTGTACAAAGCGCTGATGCGCATTTCGGAGATCGTCTCCTCCAACGATACGCTGTTCGACTACGCGCAGCTAAGCGTGCAGATCGCGAAGGAATCGTTGGGACGCATCGGGTCGCAGGGTTCTTCCCCCGTGGAGCAGTTCAACGCCATCAACGAGTCCGCGTACCAATGGCTGAAGACGAAGCACTCGGAGCTGAAGATCAAAGATTTCGGCTTCGTGTTCGAGAAATATATTAATCAGTAA
- a CDS encoding SpoIIE family protein phosphatase, with amino-acid sequence MTREEDAGAAARPGGTFDAGWDSGVKRVVMLASGLIVLSIVLIGSFVYAFTEREAVNKLKTRDLHTLASSISAKADGKLGRAMETSLALASDPAVLAWLASGERDERLGRMVHERTAYVHKELGYSTTFIVNVENGHYWNQEGRLLETVDRNDPDDTWFFETVKAGEKAAFDFDYNKQLGDTYAFVNVLAGDDVHRPLGIVGVAMKLDELSAEFASYKDGQGINLWLVDGAGDIYLSDDAEHNGKNIRDVLPNEAYRDVTEHYGGEPYVTDYEAQGRGRVDLIRYPLQTTELQLLVEVERSETIGFLRTIRWNAMFAAAATLLAVVFVFFYVSRKLANPYKRAVELNRRLEAQVEARTKELSERNQEMLDSISYALLLQQSVLPKESELNVTLPEPFVIWRPRDVVGGDFYWVRRQGERTLVAVGDCTGHGVPGAFMAMLAVSTLDRIVDADEDGAQTPADILERLHKLMKETLRQGDEEGLIDDGAAIGLCAVGPANDVTFAGASCLLYRQDEGGIASWKGDRKGVGYRRTPADYRYTNHEIPGGDARIYMSTDGFFDQNGGERNYSFGKKRYERLLSDIRGLPPAQQRAEMIGALETYMQGERQRDDITVLSFRIGAAG; translated from the coding sequence GTGACGCGGGAGGAAGACGCCGGCGCCGCCGCCCGGCCGGGGGGGACGTTCGACGCGGGCTGGGATTCCGGCGTCAAACGGGTCGTCATGCTGGCGAGCGGGTTGATCGTGCTGTCGATCGTGCTGATCGGATCGTTCGTGTACGCGTTCACCGAGCGGGAAGCCGTGAACAAGCTGAAAACCCGCGATCTGCATACGCTGGCGAGCTCGATCTCCGCCAAAGCGGACGGCAAGCTCGGGCGCGCGATGGAGACGTCGCTGGCGCTGGCGAGCGATCCGGCGGTATTGGCATGGCTGGCGAGCGGGGAGCGGGACGAGCGGCTCGGCCGCATGGTTCATGAACGGACCGCGTATGTGCACAAGGAGCTGGGGTACAGCACCACGTTCATCGTGAACGTCGAGAACGGCCACTATTGGAACCAAGAAGGCCGGCTGCTCGAAACGGTCGACAGGAACGACCCCGACGACACGTGGTTTTTCGAAACGGTGAAAGCCGGGGAGAAGGCAGCATTCGATTTCGACTACAATAAACAGCTCGGCGATACGTACGCGTTCGTGAACGTACTGGCCGGCGACGACGTTCATCGTCCGCTCGGCATCGTCGGCGTCGCCATGAAGCTCGACGAGCTGTCCGCTGAGTTCGCCTCCTACAAGGACGGGCAAGGGATCAACTTATGGCTGGTCGACGGCGCGGGCGACATTTATTTGTCGGACGACGCCGAGCATAACGGCAAGAACATCCGCGACGTTCTGCCGAACGAAGCTTACCGGGACGTCACCGAGCATTATGGCGGCGAGCCGTACGTAACGGATTACGAAGCGCAAGGGCGCGGACGGGTCGACCTCATTCGGTATCCGCTGCAGACGACGGAGCTGCAGCTGCTCGTCGAGGTGGAGCGGAGCGAGACGATCGGTTTTTTGCGAACGATTCGCTGGAACGCGATGTTCGCCGCGGCGGCGACGCTGCTGGCGGTCGTATTCGTGTTTTTCTACGTGTCGCGCAAGCTCGCCAACCCGTACAAACGCGCGGTGGAGCTGAATCGAAGGCTGGAAGCCCAAGTCGAAGCCCGGACGAAGGAGCTGTCGGAGCGCAATCAAGAAATGCTCGACAGCATCAGCTATGCGCTGTTGCTGCAGCAGTCGGTGCTGCCGAAGGAAAGCGAGCTGAACGTCACGCTGCCGGAGCCGTTCGTCATTTGGCGGCCGCGGGACGTCGTCGGCGGGGACTTCTATTGGGTGCGGCGGCAGGGCGAGCGGACGCTCGTCGCCGTGGGCGACTGCACCGGGCACGGCGTGCCGGGCGCGTTCATGGCGATGCTCGCGGTGTCGACGCTGGACCGGATCGTCGACGCGGACGAGGACGGCGCGCAAACCCCGGCGGACATTCTGGAGCGGCTCCACAAGCTGATGAAAGAGACGCTGCGCCAAGGCGACGAGGAAGGACTGATCGATGACGGCGCGGCGATCGGATTATGCGCCGTCGGCCCCGCGAACGATGTCACGTTCGCGGGAGCGTCCTGCCTGCTGTACCGGCAGGACGAAGGCGGGATCGCGTCCTGGAAGGGCGACCGCAAAGGCGTCGGCTACCGCCGAACGCCGGCGGATTACCGGTACACGAACCACGAGATCCCGGGCGGGGACGCGCGGATTTATATGTCGACGGACGGCTTTTTCGACCAGAACGGCGGGGAGCGGAACTATTCGTTCGGCAAGAAGCGATATGAGCGATTGCTGTCGGACATTCGCGGGCTGCCCCCGGCGCAGCAGCGTGCCGAGATGATCGGAGCCCTCGAAACGTATATGCAAGGGGAGCGGCAGCGCGACGACATCACGGTGCTGTCGTTCCGCATCGGCGCCGCGGGGTAA